In Treponema primitia ZAS-2, a genomic segment contains:
- a CDS encoding TP0733 family outer membrane beta-barrel protein: MAAAKGWFLCFLMLLGVLSFPLAAQDFDDDNDDEGDNELPLESDWSGVAPELYSRGDKTFTITLGTILPLFFAGVTGNANNVGVGGAGSLSYNYFFTSHIFFGGELGGMFAPTISEGTLFLVPIGLRVGYQFIVWRFEFPLSLMVGFAPEKYQDYDYFGFFMKPQASVFWRFNPDWSFGINAAYWWVPQWADKTSYGNFLELTVSARYHF, translated from the coding sequence ATGGCCGCAGCTAAGGGCTGGTTCCTGTGTTTTTTGATGCTTCTTGGGGTGTTGTCGTTTCCCCTGGCGGCGCAGGATTTTGATGATGACAATGATGACGAAGGGGATAATGAGCTTCCCTTGGAGTCCGACTGGTCGGGGGTAGCGCCGGAACTTTACTCCCGAGGGGATAAAACCTTTACCATTACCCTGGGGACCATACTCCCCCTGTTTTTTGCCGGGGTAACCGGGAATGCCAATAATGTGGGGGTCGGCGGCGCCGGTTCCCTGTCCTATAACTATTTCTTTACCAGCCACATATTTTTCGGCGGGGAGCTGGGGGGGATGTTCGCCCCAACCATAAGCGAAGGTACTCTTTTCCTGGTACCCATTGGCTTGAGGGTCGGGTATCAATTCATAGTTTGGCGATTTGAGTTTCCCCTTTCCCTTATGGTGGGTTTTGCGCCGGAGAAGTATCAGGACTATGATTACTTCGGATTTTTTATGAAGCCCCAGGCATCCGTTTTCTGGCGTTTTAACCCTGACTGGTCCTTCGGGATCAATGCTGCTTATTGGTGGGTCCCACAATGGGCGGACAAAACATCTTATGGGAATTTTCTGGAACTGACCGTTTCGGCGCGGTATCATTTTTAA
- a CDS encoding AAA family ATPase codes for MADLFTVQGAGPGDQSPLADRMRPRILDDVVGQDHIVGPGRLLRRAIQADRLSSVIFYGPPGTGKTSLARVIANTTRSTFESLNAVLAGIKDIREAIDRSDERRRLYGKRTILFVDEVHRWNKAQQDALLPWVENGTVILIGATTENPFFEVNRALVSRSRIFQLKPLSPENLRETADKALADRERGYGKWRVSFEEGALEHLVEVAGGDARSLLNALELAIETSVPWPPPVDAEIKVSFEAAEESIQRRAVLYDKEGDYHFDTISAFIKSVRGSDPDAALYWLAKMVRAGEDPSFIFRRMIILASEDVGLADPGALNVVISCAQSFDRIGFPEGNFPLAHACLYLATAPKSNSAMAFFDALAEVDREDAEVPNHLRDASRDKEGFGHGDGYIYPHAYRDHWAAQQYLPTALRGKTFYNPSRIGYEGKIRDEVLQKRELQAAVIMGDIQGAAQESPGAESAAEGEFLSWSASSKGREGWFKRLESGRSKLLLADRDAILGCCAIARHHRILVAAANDGLLLWESLRRVPEGLAAALVDSETARDALLRYASGLDEPEMPLVAVKKKPPLPSPEEAEALFDCKVFDHILAREPWRRGFGGADPEEAFTGFAVAARQLLVPGGSLVLLLSPPRLGERISRILKEDPASEGRSVDLIRSLAVAEEAFFNEAAAEGAGRWTWDRETLENSFAARSLEGSTDLDFSITVTVLEQSEERLLTEKDLSLWFDKEKSSWGSYIYKSLGEEAFSELRDMLQTRAAKGPILWKWRSLLLKGICV; via the coding sequence TTGGCTGATCTTTTTACCGTCCAGGGAGCGGGTCCCGGGGACCAAAGCCCCTTAGCCGACCGTATGCGCCCCCGGATCCTGGACGATGTGGTGGGCCAGGATCACATTGTCGGTCCCGGGCGGCTTCTCAGGCGGGCCATACAGGCGGATCGCCTTTCTTCAGTTATTTTTTACGGGCCCCCGGGTACGGGGAAAACCAGCCTAGCCCGGGTTATCGCCAATACTACCAGAAGCACCTTTGAAAGCCTCAACGCCGTCCTTGCGGGGATAAAGGATATACGGGAAGCCATAGACCGGTCCGATGAACGGCGCCGGCTCTACGGCAAGCGGACCATCCTCTTTGTGGATGAGGTCCACCGCTGGAACAAGGCTCAACAGGACGCCCTTCTCCCCTGGGTAGAAAACGGCACGGTGATTCTCATAGGGGCCACCACGGAAAACCCTTTCTTTGAGGTGAACCGGGCCCTGGTCAGCCGGAGCCGCATCTTCCAACTAAAGCCCCTGAGCCCGGAAAACCTCCGGGAAACAGCGGATAAGGCCTTGGCAGATAGGGAACGGGGCTATGGCAAATGGCGGGTAAGTTTTGAGGAAGGGGCACTGGAGCACCTTGTGGAGGTGGCCGGGGGAGATGCCCGGAGCCTCCTCAATGCCTTGGAACTGGCCATCGAAACATCCGTGCCCTGGCCGCCTCCGGTTGACGCTGAAATCAAGGTCAGCTTTGAGGCCGCTGAAGAAAGCATACAGCGCCGGGCAGTTCTCTACGATAAAGAAGGGGACTACCACTTCGACACTATCAGCGCCTTCATAAAAAGCGTCCGGGGCAGCGATCCCGATGCGGCCCTGTACTGGCTTGCCAAAATGGTACGGGCAGGGGAAGACCCATCCTTTATATTCCGGCGTATGATCATCCTGGCAAGTGAGGACGTGGGCTTGGCAGATCCTGGGGCCCTAAACGTGGTAATTTCCTGCGCCCAGTCCTTTGACCGCATCGGCTTCCCAGAGGGAAACTTCCCCCTGGCCCACGCCTGCCTTTACCTGGCTACGGCGCCCAAGTCTAATTCCGCTATGGCCTTTTTCGACGCACTGGCCGAAGTGGACAGGGAAGACGCGGAGGTACCCAACCACCTCAGGGACGCCAGCCGTGACAAGGAAGGCTTCGGCCACGGAGACGGCTACATTTACCCCCATGCCTACCGGGACCACTGGGCGGCCCAGCAGTACCTCCCCACGGCGCTTCGGGGGAAAACCTTTTACAACCCCTCCCGAATCGGCTACGAGGGCAAAATCCGGGATGAGGTTTTACAGAAACGGGAACTCCAGGCGGCGGTCATTATGGGAGACATCCAGGGGGCCGCTCAGGAAAGCCCGGGGGCGGAATCAGCCGCAGAGGGTGAATTTCTTTCCTGGTCCGCTTCATCCAAGGGTAGGGAAGGCTGGTTCAAGCGCCTGGAATCCGGGCGGAGCAAGCTGCTCCTGGCGGACCGGGACGCAATTTTAGGGTGCTGCGCTATTGCCCGGCACCACCGGATCCTGGTCGCCGCAGCCAATGACGGCCTCCTGCTCTGGGAAAGCCTGCGCCGGGTTCCGGAAGGCCTGGCCGCCGCCCTGGTGGACAGCGAAACCGCCCGGGATGCCCTGCTCCGTTACGCTTCGGGTCTTGATGAGCCTGAAATGCCCCTGGTGGCGGTCAAAAAAAAGCCGCCCCTTCCCAGCCCGGAGGAAGCCGAGGCCTTGTTTGATTGCAAGGTATTCGACCACATCCTTGCTCGGGAACCTTGGCGGCGGGGTTTTGGCGGCGCGGATCCGGAAGAGGCCTTTACCGGCTTTGCTGTTGCGGCCCGGCAACTTCTGGTTCCCGGGGGCAGCCTGGTCCTGCTCCTTTCCCCGCCACGACTGGGGGAACGCATCTCCCGTATCCTTAAAGAAGACCCGGCTTCAGAAGGCCGCTCTGTTGATCTGATCCGCAGCCTTGCCGTCGCAGAGGAAGCTTTTTTCAACGAAGCTGCCGCAGAAGGGGCCGGGCGCTGGACCTGGGACAGGGAAACCCTGGAAAATAGTTTTGCTGCGAGGAGTTTAGAGGGAAGCACTGACCTAGATTTCAGTATTACTGTCACGGTTCTGGAGCAGAGCGAAGAGCGGCTTCTTACTGAAAAGGACCTGTCCCTGTGGTTTGATAAAGAAAAGTCAAGCTGGGGGAGCTATATTTACAAATCCCTGGGGGAAGAAGCCTTCTCGGAGCTCCGGGATATGCTTCAGACCCGGGCCGCCAAGGGCCCGATACTCTGGAAGTGGCGGAGTCTGCTGCTTAAAGGGATCTGCGTTTAG
- the cmk gene encoding (d)CMP kinase produces the protein MKKDIRIAISGKSGCGNTTISRMVSDTLGLRFINFTFRSLAEEKGMSLKEVLDQAAKDDSWDREVDSRQLSLARGEGGCVLGSRLAIWMLKEADLMVYLKAKPETRASRIVKREGGSIESVAAFTAERDRQDRERYIRIYNIDNDDYSFADLIIDTDTVDPRTIADLIVSKVTEKLS, from the coding sequence ATGAAAAAAGACATACGTATCGCCATTTCAGGAAAAAGCGGCTGCGGGAATACCACTATCAGCAGAATGGTTTCAGACACTCTGGGCCTCAGGTTCATCAATTTTACCTTCCGCAGCCTGGCTGAAGAAAAGGGCATGAGCCTGAAGGAAGTGCTCGATCAGGCGGCAAAGGACGATTCCTGGGACAGGGAGGTTGACAGCCGCCAGCTAAGCCTGGCAAGGGGGGAGGGCGGCTGCGTGCTCGGTTCCCGGCTTGCGATCTGGATGCTCAAAGAAGCAGACCTCATGGTATACCTTAAGGCCAAGCCTGAAACACGGGCCAGCCGTATCGTGAAGCGCGAAGGAGGCTCTATAGAATCAGTGGCGGCCTTTACTGCGGAACGGGACAGGCAGGACCGGGAGCGGTATATCAGAATTTATAACATCGATAATGATGATTACAGCTTTGCTGATCTTATTATCGATACGGATACTGTGGATCCCCGGACAATTGCGGACCTGATTGTCTCCAAGGTAACAGAAAAATTATCCTGA
- a CDS encoding adenine glycosylase: MDTGEFRAIIYDNYEKSGRSFPWRKKTGPWGVLVSEFMLQQTQTERVIPYWNRWMQLWPKPADLAKATLEEVLREWSGLGYNRRARFLKECGRVIAEEHNGRVPKTPEKLLPLPGIGAYTAGAIACFAYNYPAVFIETNIRASVLHFYFQDRRDVKDAEIFPILDEAMDRENPRKWYYALMDYGAALKKITPNPNRRSAHYTKQSPFEGSFRQIRGRIIRSLVSKGPASAEELASRTGTETPDIYKALEALKNESMVAEAEGVYRIGNV; encoded by the coding sequence ATGGATACCGGGGAATTCAGGGCCATTATCTATGACAACTACGAAAAGTCGGGAAGATCTTTCCCCTGGCGGAAGAAAACCGGTCCCTGGGGGGTGCTGGTTTCGGAGTTCATGCTTCAGCAGACCCAAACCGAACGGGTTATCCCCTACTGGAACCGGTGGATGCAGCTCTGGCCCAAGCCTGCAGACCTGGCCAAGGCGACCCTGGAAGAAGTTCTCCGTGAATGGAGCGGCCTGGGCTACAACCGCCGGGCCCGGTTCCTGAAAGAATGCGGCAGGGTCATCGCTGAGGAGCACAATGGCAGGGTGCCAAAGACCCCGGAAAAACTCCTCCCTCTGCCTGGCATAGGTGCCTACACCGCCGGGGCCATTGCATGTTTTGCCTATAATTACCCTGCGGTCTTTATCGAAACCAATATCCGCGCCTCGGTGCTTCACTTTTATTTCCAGGACCGCCGTGACGTAAAAGACGCGGAAATTTTTCCCATTCTCGACGAAGCCATGGACCGGGAAAACCCCCGGAAATGGTACTATGCCCTGATGGACTACGGCGCGGCCCTGAAAAAAATCACCCCCAATCCGAACCGCCGCAGCGCCCACTATACCAAGCAAAGCCCCTTTGAAGGATCCTTCCGGCAAATTCGCGGCCGGATTATTCGCTCCCTGGTTTCAAAAGGCCCGGCATCGGCGGAGGAACTGGCCTCCCGGACCGGGACAGAAACCCCGGATATCTACAAGGCCCTGGAGGCGCTCAAAAACGAGTCCATGGTAGCTGAAGCGGAAGGTGTTTACCGGATTGGCAATGTGTAA
- the aroH gene encoding chorismate mutase: MSREKRLFALRGATQCVNQGDDIVAQVGALYEGLLSENKLQEQDIVSIIFSVTPDLDAKNPAAALRQGGRAGDLALFALQEAAALNSLERTIRVMIHCYLDEGSTPRHVYRNGAEALRPDRIK; this comes from the coding sequence ATGAGCAGGGAAAAACGACTTTTCGCACTTAGGGGGGCGACCCAATGTGTTAACCAAGGGGATGATATTGTCGCCCAGGTCGGGGCTCTTTATGAAGGACTGCTTTCGGAGAACAAGTTACAGGAACAGGACATCGTTTCCATCATTTTTTCCGTAACCCCGGATTTGGACGCCAAAAACCCGGCGGCAGCCCTGCGCCAGGGTGGCAGGGCAGGGGATCTTGCCCTTTTTGCCCTCCAGGAAGCCGCTGCCCTAAACAGCCTGGAAAGAACTATTCGGGTTATGATCCACTGCTACCTGGATGAGGGTTCCACCCCCCGGCATGTTTACCGAAACGGCGCGGAAGCCCTGAGACCGGATAGGATAAAGTAA
- a CDS encoding DUF6675 family protein: MVRIKVTALLLFFAGSIVFAQGRSLEDLFPHMNQERREQILTGVLTEAREKDSNLYMQPAGEIGIKVSGLMTADLRPSCLVESLTVIPYLDKPVELLDIYNAMGKVRDLKGRLYHSFTRDENVPLFEDSTRVESPKRTRAIPDPAATYTLPRSDRIYVCLKDINFGNSYYQADISVEEYGLLYGLSNFKSLSYGIIPVIKEKKFNAQFYVEPLTEGVLVYSVAVAEVSDFIAGRINIPSAIRKRIEVILGWLIDNIAGS, translated from the coding sequence GTGGTGAGAATAAAAGTAACAGCACTTCTCCTGTTCTTTGCAGGGTCGATTGTATTTGCCCAAGGCCGCTCCCTGGAGGATCTTTTTCCCCACATGAACCAGGAGAGAAGGGAGCAGATTTTAACCGGGGTGCTAACCGAGGCCCGGGAAAAAGATTCTAATTTGTATATGCAGCCCGCCGGGGAAATAGGCATTAAAGTATCCGGCCTGATGACGGCGGATCTGCGTCCCAGCTGTCTGGTGGAATCCCTGACAGTGATACCCTATCTGGATAAGCCGGTGGAACTGCTAGACATATACAATGCCATGGGTAAGGTGCGGGATTTGAAGGGCCGGCTGTATCATTCTTTCACACGGGATGAAAATGTTCCCCTTTTTGAGGATTCCACCCGTGTGGAAAGCCCCAAAAGAACCAGGGCCATACCTGACCCCGCCGCCACATATACCCTGCCCCGGTCGGACAGGATATATGTATGCCTTAAGGATATTAATTTCGGTAATTCCTATTACCAGGCGGATATTAGCGTCGAAGAATACGGGCTGCTTTACGGCCTTTCAAATTTCAAATCCCTTTCATACGGAATTATCCCGGTTATTAAGGAAAAAAAATTCAACGCCCAGTTCTACGTTGAACCTCTTACCGAGGGAGTGCTGGTTTACAGCGTGGCCGTGGCTGAGGTTTCCGATTTTATCGCAGGCAGGATAAACATACCATCGGCGATTCGGAAGCGAATCGAGGTCATTTTAGGCTGGCTTATTGATAATATTGCAGGAAGCTAA
- a CDS encoding pseudouridine synthase produces MTPSTWFPEAPAVLAETRSFIVICKPPFMHSAPLKDSPGNTLLDWCAGLYPEVRLPGKPGEVTWEGGLLHRLDFETHGLVLIARTAEALAALKEQQARGTFAKEYGALSAPFPPPPLPGFPERPEIPTPPFAVESAFRPYGPGRAAVRPIVSGGGITRQKPRPKPALDQGAPYRTEVLEMNETSCLVGEVGAGKRALYFRLRITRGFRHQIRCHLAWLGYPILNDRLYGSLPAKGVETGVGQAGPEGYLALRAQGISFLDPLSGEPCSYTLPPLYQT; encoded by the coding sequence ATGACGCCTTCAACCTGGTTCCCTGAAGCCCCGGCGGTGCTGGCGGAAACCAGGTCATTTATTGTTATCTGTAAACCCCCGTTCATGCACTCGGCGCCCCTGAAAGACAGCCCCGGGAATACCCTCTTGGACTGGTGCGCCGGCCTCTACCCGGAGGTCCGCCTTCCCGGAAAACCCGGCGAAGTTACCTGGGAGGGGGGGCTGCTCCACCGGCTTGACTTTGAAACCCATGGTCTGGTCCTCATTGCCCGGACCGCGGAAGCCCTGGCAGCCCTGAAGGAACAGCAGGCGAGGGGAACTTTTGCCAAAGAATACGGCGCCCTGAGCGCCCCTTTTCCCCCGCCTCCCTTGCCGGGCTTTCCTGAACGGCCGGAAATACCCACGCCCCCTTTCGCCGTGGAAAGCGCCTTCCGCCCCTATGGCCCGGGAAGAGCCGCCGTACGGCCTATCGTGTCCGGCGGCGGCATAACCCGTCAAAAGCCGCGCCCCAAGCCTGCCCTGGACCAGGGCGCCCCCTACAGGACCGAGGTCCTGGAAATGAATGAAACAAGCTGCCTGGTCGGGGAAGTCGGGGCCGGGAAAAGGGCCCTGTACTTCAGGCTGCGTATAACCAGGGGTTTCCGCCATCAGATACGCTGCCACCTTGCCTGGCTAGGCTATCCCATTCTCAATGATCGGCTTTACGGCTCCTTGCCCGCCAAGGGGGTTGAAACTGGCGTCGGCCAGGCCGGCCCGGAAGGCTATTTAGCCCTGAGGGCCCAGGGCATTAGCTTTCTGGACCCCCTTTCCGGGGAACCCTGCTCCTACACTTTACCGCCCCTTTACCAGACTTAA
- a CDS encoding RsiV family protein produces the protein MRGYETIVAENTLSLYPEMVGKSPGMVIRLSMLDVPEQESVNKFIPDALYQGKSLIEYADEKIHSYDTKYIAMRDVAAKFPDMSNDVLNWHYSEVYTLDAGTPKLAVVSLDKEYYTGGAHGMKQKDYFVFDLEEKRQLALKDVIRGETFDQLDDHVEAALRTLMEIPDWIPLTERGFFDNSIEKMEDFFLNPQGLGFQWDPYEIAPYVMGTLEVVIPYKDIEELFTPRGLVLVAELRR, from the coding sequence TTGCGGGGTTATGAAACCATCGTTGCAGAAAATACCCTGTCCCTTTACCCTGAAATGGTGGGGAAAAGTCCCGGCATGGTGATCCGGCTCTCCATGCTGGATGTTCCGGAACAGGAAAGCGTTAACAAGTTCATCCCCGATGCCCTTTACCAGGGGAAAAGCCTAATTGAATATGCCGACGAGAAAATACATTCCTACGATACCAAGTATATTGCAATGCGCGATGTGGCCGCGAAATTTCCTGATATGTCCAATGATGTTCTGAACTGGCATTACAGCGAGGTCTACACCTTGGATGCGGGAACCCCGAAACTGGCGGTGGTAAGCCTGGATAAGGAATACTATACCGGCGGTGCCCACGGCATGAAGCAGAAAGATTATTTTGTCTTTGATCTGGAAGAAAAACGGCAGCTTGCGCTGAAGGATGTCATCAGGGGAGAAACCTTTGACCAACTGGACGATCATGTAGAGGCCGCCCTCCGGACGCTTATGGAAATACCTGACTGGATACCCCTTACCGAACGGGGATTCTTCGATAATTCGATAGAAAAGATGGAAGACTTTTTTCTGAATCCCCAGGGCCTGGGTTTTCAATGGGACCCCTACGAAATTGCCCCCTACGTGATGGGTACCCTGGAGGTAGTAATTCCCTACAAGGATATAGAAGAGCTCTTTACCCCCCGGGGCCTGGTCCTGGTGGCGGAACTCCGCCGTTAA
- a CDS encoding YicC/YloC family endoribonuclease, with product MTGYAYEELRDEEISLSVEIKGYNSRYLDLFVYLPPFLSSLEPEIRDYLSSRFSRGKVEAGIRVKERNSDIYLSVNQKAAKVYYEAVAGLAKELGIRETPSLSLLLGMEGVLEIEKNRDDNRYRKLIEPLLKNAADKFEAERIREGKHTEDDILSHITVLEEAAKTVASHAPAMEASIQKNLKDRFAELLGDRIDENRILAETAVLLMKYTISEELSRLSSHLAEFRAETKRNPSPGKKLDFLCQEINREINTIGSKTPLLEVSRAVVEMKDTLENIREQLRNIE from the coding sequence ATGACCGGCTATGCATACGAAGAACTGCGGGATGAAGAGATCTCCCTTTCCGTGGAGATCAAGGGGTATAACAGCCGCTATCTGGATCTTTTTGTTTACCTTCCCCCCTTCCTCTCCTCCCTGGAACCGGAGATTCGCGACTACCTGAGTTCCCGTTTCAGCCGTGGAAAGGTGGAGGCAGGCATACGGGTCAAGGAACGGAATTCGGACATTTACCTATCGGTAAACCAAAAAGCCGCCAAGGTTTACTATGAAGCGGTAGCCGGCTTGGCTAAAGAACTGGGCATCCGGGAAACCCCTTCACTTTCCCTGCTCCTGGGCATGGAAGGGGTGCTGGAAATTGAAAAAAACCGGGACGACAACCGCTACCGGAAACTCATTGAGCCACTGCTGAAAAACGCAGCGGACAAATTTGAGGCGGAACGTATCAGGGAGGGTAAACACACCGAGGATGATATACTCTCCCACATCACGGTCCTGGAAGAGGCGGCCAAGACCGTAGCTTCCCATGCCCCGGCCATGGAAGCGTCGATTCAGAAAAACCTTAAGGATCGTTTTGCCGAACTTTTGGGAGACCGTATCGACGAAAACCGCATCCTCGCAGAAACCGCAGTATTACTGATGAAGTACACTATTTCTGAGGAACTCTCCCGGCTATCCTCCCACCTGGCAGAATTCCGGGCGGAAACAAAACGCAACCCCAGCCCGGGAAAAAAGCTCGACTTCCTCTGTCAGGAGATAAACCGTGAAATTAATACCATAGGTTCCAAGACCCCCCTGCTGGAGGTAAGCCGGGCGGTGGTGGAGATGAAAGATACCCTGGAAAATATCAGGGAGCAGTTAAGGAATATTGAATGA
- the murC gene encoding UDP-N-acetylmuramate--L-alanine ligase, producing MNVEKLLSWKGAGPGPLIYFIGIKGTGMCALAELLHNSGFSISGSDRDEVFYTDGILKELGIPYVESFAPEHVPAKADLVIYSAAYSAETNSEIAEAKKQGLPVLKYTDALGVYSAGFDSAGIAGVHGKTTTTAMAGTLIRGAGLPARILAGSAVAGFGGRSTLILGDKYFVAETCEYRRHFLSFHPHRIILTSVESDHQDYYPTYESIRDAFIEYAKLLPVNGELIYCADDPGACEVANSINKGRVKLIPYGFTASGNFKIVSYKAEAERSVMRIAAFPGELRLRVPGRHCALDAAAALALTDSLVRAESGSWTAEAQEGVRKALEDFRGSRRRSEVIGEAGGILFMDDYGHHPTAIKTTLEGLREFYPRRRLVLSFMSHTYTRTAALLDEFAASLEKADLVVLHKIYGSAREAYQGGVNGKTLYEKTKALRKGVYYEEEPLGAVELLKGLLKPGDLLLTMGAGDNWKLGKALFDHYSQEAPR from the coding sequence ATGAATGTTGAGAAACTCCTATCATGGAAGGGCGCCGGGCCTGGGCCGCTTATTTATTTCATCGGCATCAAGGGTACGGGTATGTGCGCCCTGGCTGAACTGCTCCATAATTCCGGATTCTCTATTTCCGGTTCGGACCGGGACGAGGTTTTCTACACCGACGGTATCCTTAAAGAACTGGGCATACCCTATGTTGAATCCTTTGCCCCGGAGCATGTACCCGCCAAGGCGGATCTGGTAATCTATTCCGCCGCCTATTCAGCGGAGACTAACAGTGAAATTGCGGAGGCGAAAAAGCAGGGCCTCCCGGTGTTGAAATACACCGACGCCCTGGGGGTCTATTCGGCGGGCTTTGATTCCGCAGGCATAGCCGGGGTCCACGGAAAGACCACTACCACCGCCATGGCAGGTACCCTGATCCGGGGTGCGGGGCTTCCTGCGCGGATCCTGGCAGGCAGCGCCGTAGCCGGTTTTGGCGGGCGTTCCACCCTCATCCTGGGGGACAAGTACTTTGTGGCGGAAACCTGCGAATACCGCCGGCACTTCCTGTCCTTCCACCCCCACCGTATCATCCTGACCAGCGTGGAAAGCGACCATCAGGATTACTACCCCACCTATGAATCTATCCGAGACGCTTTTATTGAATACGCCAAACTGCTTCCGGTTAACGGTGAATTGATTTACTGCGCCGACGATCCAGGAGCCTGTGAAGTTGCAAACTCGATTAACAAGGGAAGAGTAAAACTAATCCCCTACGGATTCACCGCTTCGGGGAATTTCAAAATAGTTTCGTACAAGGCCGAAGCGGAACGTTCGGTGATGCGGATCGCCGCTTTCCCCGGGGAACTGCGGCTGCGGGTCCCGGGGCGGCACTGCGCCCTGGACGCCGCAGCCGCCCTGGCCCTGACAGATTCCCTGGTAAGGGCCGAGTCCGGTTCCTGGACCGCGGAAGCCCAGGAAGGGGTGCGAAAAGCCCTGGAGGATTTTCGCGGAAGCCGGCGGCGCTCGGAAGTAATCGGAGAAGCTGGAGGCATACTCTTCATGGACGACTACGGCCATCACCCCACAGCTATAAAGACCACTCTGGAAGGGCTCAGGGAATTTTATCCCCGCCGCCGTCTTGTCCTCAGTTTTATGTCCCACACCTATACCAGAACTGCCGCCCTGCTGGATGAATTCGCCGCTTCCCTTGAAAAGGCGGATCTTGTGGTGCTGCACAAAATCTACGGCTCCGCAAGGGAAGCCTACCAGGGTGGGGTTAATGGCAAAACCCTCTACGAAAAAACTAAGGCCCTGAGGAAGGGCGTATATTATGAAGAGGAACCCCTGGGCGCAGTAGAATTGCTGAAGGGTTTACTCAAGCCAGGTGATCTTCTCCTCACCATGGGCGCCGGGGATAACTGGAAATTGGGCAAAGCCCTGTTTGATCACTACAGCCAAGAGGCGCCCCGGTGA